In a genomic window of Amycolatopsis japonica:
- a CDS encoding adenylate cyclase, with protein MLTREDAMKAVEDAADPAALFARHRYRELAAVLHPDRNPGDARAHRAAATLNRLHDEWKRARRQTVTTATSAYTLAAPHAVGSVATTYRTTGPHLVKLVRDPALNPLIHAEWEALRALDGFTERHRWLRPYYPRLLDTSGPVARGDRAFSVLDPLVDGFLTLADIGKAFPGGLDGRDYAWMHRRLLRAVAGAHRAGVVHGHLTADNVLVHPGQHGIVVAGWSFAVEDGALPLAADKSVHYPPEVHKGQPMTAATDVHMLHSMMLELLAPGETRQREFAKWCLQEIPAQRPEAADLLDEYDELLADLYGPRTFRPFIIPETGA; from the coding sequence ATGCTCACCAGGGAAGACGCCATGAAGGCGGTCGAGGACGCGGCCGACCCGGCCGCGCTGTTCGCCCGCCATCGCTACCGCGAACTGGCGGCCGTGCTCCATCCCGACCGCAACCCCGGCGACGCGCGGGCCCACCGCGCGGCAGCCACGCTCAACCGCCTCCACGACGAGTGGAAGCGGGCCCGGCGGCAGACGGTCACCACGGCGACGTCGGCCTACACCCTCGCGGCGCCGCACGCGGTGGGCAGCGTCGCCACGACATACCGGACCACCGGCCCGCATCTGGTCAAACTCGTCCGCGATCCGGCGCTCAACCCGTTGATCCACGCCGAATGGGAGGCGTTGCGCGCGCTGGACGGCTTCACCGAACGGCATCGGTGGCTCCGCCCCTATTACCCGCGACTGCTCGACACGTCGGGGCCGGTCGCGAGGGGCGATCGCGCGTTCAGCGTTCTCGACCCGCTCGTCGACGGCTTCCTCACCCTCGCCGACATCGGGAAGGCCTTCCCCGGCGGGCTCGACGGCCGCGACTACGCCTGGATGCACCGTCGTCTCCTGCGTGCCGTGGCAGGCGCGCACCGGGCGGGCGTCGTCCACGGCCATCTCACTGCGGACAACGTGCTCGTCCATCCCGGACAGCACGGCATCGTCGTGGCCGGCTGGTCGTTCGCCGTCGAAGACGGTGCGCTCCCGCTGGCGGCGGACAAATCCGTCCACTATCCACCGGAAGTCCACAAAGGACAGCCGATGACCGCGGCCACCGACGTCCACATGCTCCACAGCATGATGCTGGAACTACTGGCACCAGGCGAAACCCGCCAGCGCGAATTCGCCAAGTGGTGTCTCCAGGAGATCCCGGCACAACGACCCGAGGCCGCCGATCTGCTCGACGAGTACGACGAACTGCTCGCCGATCTGTACGGCCCTCGCACCTTCCGACCGTTCATCATTCCCGAGACAGGAGCCTGA